In one Parvibaculum sp. genomic region, the following are encoded:
- a CDS encoding DMT family transporter produces the protein MPTHTPSHWLMLGALVALWGLAFAFAKIAVETVAPEWTMAGRLLTGAALLLPWLLLTGDRLLRDGRAWGWLVALALIGNIAPFFTISWGQQHISSALAGILIGFTPLATLLIARAFVPGEFITPFRLAGFVLGFAGLVIVVGPDALADIATASGGDVRLAQGAVLAGAFFFACNNVMARLAPDMPLLAKSSGVMLAGALMGTAIAGTMTPPAALLEASPASLLGVAGLGVFSTGLAAIVFFRLIDHAGPTFVSLTNYLVPVFAALTGYLVFGEELRAGVLGGFALILAGIALSEWRLRN, from the coding sequence TTGCCTACACACACCCCGTCTCACTGGCTGATGCTCGGCGCGCTGGTCGCGCTTTGGGGGCTGGCGTTCGCCTTCGCGAAGATCGCCGTCGAGACCGTGGCGCCCGAATGGACCATGGCCGGGCGGCTCTTGACCGGGGCGGCGCTGTTGCTGCCATGGCTGCTGCTGACGGGCGACCGGCTGCTGCGGGACGGCCGCGCCTGGGGCTGGCTCGTGGCGCTGGCGCTGATCGGCAATATCGCCCCCTTTTTCACGATCAGTTGGGGCCAGCAGCACATTTCCTCGGCGCTGGCGGGCATCCTGATCGGCTTCACGCCGCTGGCGACGCTGCTGATCGCGCGCGCCTTCGTGCCCGGCGAATTCATCACGCCGTTCCGGCTTGCGGGCTTCGTCCTCGGCTTTGCCGGCCTTGTGATTGTGGTCGGCCCGGACGCGCTTGCCGACATCGCGACGGCGTCGGGCGGCGACGTGCGTCTCGCACAAGGCGCCGTGCTGGCCGGCGCATTCTTCTTTGCCTGCAACAATGTGATGGCCCGCCTCGCGCCCGACATGCCATTGCTGGCGAAATCCTCCGGCGTGATGCTCGCCGGCGCGCTGATGGGCACGGCGATCGCGGGCACGATGACGCCGCCGGCGGCACTGCTGGAGGCAAGCCCGGCATCCCTGCTCGGCGTCGCGGGGCTCGGCGTCTTTTCGACCGGCCTTGCGGCCATCGTCTTCTTCCGCCTGATCGACCATGCCGGTCCGACATTCGTGTCGCTAACGAACTACCTCGTGCCGGTCTTCGCGGCGCTGACCGGCTATCTCGTCTTCGGCGAGGAATTGCGCGCCGGCGTCCTCGGCGGCTTCGCGCTGATCCTCGCCGGCATCGCCTTGAGCGAGTGGCGCCTCAGAAACTGA
- a CDS encoding PhzF family phenazine biosynthesis protein, with translation MKAVLYQVDAFADRVFEGNPAAVVPLDSWPTDDVMQAIAAENNLAETAFFVPEGEAYRLRWFTPAVEVPLCGHATLASAHVLFNHLGHAAPEIHFETKSGRLTIAREGDLLAMNFPANPAKPYPSPAEIAAALGASPRVWAKSTFLLAVFDSAAEVKGLAPDIGALKRLLTPLDLLLIVTAPGDAGSGFDFVSRVFAPAHGIDEDPVTGAVHCTLVPYWAKKLGKSDLIARQVSARGGTLRCTDAGERTIIRGRCADYMKAEISF, from the coding sequence ATGAAAGCCGTTCTCTACCAGGTCGATGCGTTTGCGGATCGCGTTTTCGAGGGCAACCCGGCGGCCGTCGTGCCGCTCGACAGCTGGCCGACAGATGACGTCATGCAGGCCATCGCAGCCGAGAACAACCTTGCGGAGACCGCGTTCTTCGTACCCGAGGGCGAGGCTTACCGTCTGCGCTGGTTCACGCCGGCGGTCGAGGTGCCCCTCTGCGGCCATGCGACGCTCGCCTCGGCGCATGTGCTTTTCAATCATCTCGGCCATGCGGCGCCCGAAATCCATTTCGAGACGAAGAGCGGCCGGCTTACCATTGCGCGCGAGGGAGATCTCCTCGCGATGAACTTCCCGGCCAACCCGGCCAAGCCCTATCCGTCGCCGGCGGAAATAGCCGCCGCGCTCGGCGCAAGCCCGCGCGTCTGGGCGAAGTCGACTTTTCTTCTCGCCGTGTTCGACAGCGCGGCCGAGGTGAAGGGGCTCGCGCCCGACATCGGTGCGCTCAAGCGATTGCTGACGCCGCTCGACCTGCTGCTGATCGTCACGGCGCCGGGCGACGCGGGTTCGGGTTTCGATTTCGTTTCACGCGTCTTCGCGCCTGCGCATGGCATCGACGAAGACCCGGTAACGGGCGCGGTGCATTGCACGCTGGTTCCCTACTGGGCGAAGAAGCTCGGCAAGAGCGATCTCATCGCACGGCAGGTGTCGGCGCGCGGCGGCACGCTGCGCTGCACGGACGCGGGCGAGCGCACGATCATTCGCGGGCGCTGCGCCGATTACATGAAGGCCGAGATCAGTTTCTGA